From a region of the Cenarchaeum symbiont of Oopsacas minuta genome:
- a CDS encoding alcohol dehydrogenase, translated as MNINKSYIYDAIVLKFQGKTALITGSGTGIGLAISSKFAENGASVIILGRRKEPLIDAAEKIKDIISKVQSGASVSIYDGVDVSDATRIDDMFEDIVKSGKKIDYIVNNAGVSGPVMCFPHMNMDDFKSTVAIHLTGTFWTSVRSLLALSENGKIITISTFFTEERPLEQRPYRFRSPYTAAQGAKNRLAEALSWELVDKDIISIATNPGPVHSDRIYKTVYPKAAAEFMRVSGFDKMTPEETEKASEKVLPLLGEDEKTISKGIAGDNEKTLGSLLEKISSVAEKIQKNTSRMIADGQFLSQIQVAEMVLTLCDDNIASTLNGKVIPGDRVFYPVKPHVGANTPQYSKPDLTGKCIFMTINASNHNDIDRVISVASHVKVCGGNAVCIISKDMDESLASTISEKFHTHKADISDQGQISTWIRTATEKVGSIVAIMHFTGDVPDSQFIDLKRSEWDNLVDRFVNTPASVLQCALESFVPGGSKDPRMYAGKTGLVVLVGPQLPAGKVRGEQRARVEVFRGALRPFTTTVNQELSDVLKSQIRTHLILPGSVSGAESDNEKINGALDYFLSGNATSSAQVIHCIDESR; from the coding sequence TTGAACATAAATAAGAGCTATATTTATGATGCCATAGTGTTAAAATTCCAAGGTAAGACGGCTCTAATTACAGGTAGTGGTACTGGCATTGGGCTTGCAATATCCTCCAAATTTGCAGAAAATGGTGCAAGTGTAATTATACTTGGAAGACGTAAAGAGCCACTCATAGATGCAGCAGAAAAGATCAAAGATATTATTTCAAAGGTACAAAGTGGTGCATCAGTTTCAATATACGATGGAGTAGACGTAAGTGATGCTACTAGAATCGATGACATGTTTGAAGATATTGTAAAGTCGGGTAAAAAGATAGACTATATCGTAAATAATGCAGGAGTCTCAGGTCCAGTAATGTGCTTTCCCCATATGAATATGGATGATTTTAAAAGTACAGTTGCAATACATCTAACTGGAACATTTTGGACATCGGTACGCAGTCTGCTAGCACTCTCTGAGAATGGCAAAATTATTACCATATCAACTTTTTTCACAGAAGAGCGTCCGCTAGAACAACGTCCCTATAGGTTTAGAAGTCCATATACGGCAGCACAGGGAGCAAAGAATAGACTTGCAGAAGCATTATCATGGGAGCTCGTAGATAAAGACATAATATCCATTGCGACAAATCCAGGTCCTGTGCATTCAGATCGTATATACAAAACAGTATATCCAAAAGCAGCTGCAGAATTTATGCGTGTTTCAGGATTCGACAAGATGACTCCCGAGGAGACTGAAAAGGCATCAGAAAAAGTTTTGCCACTTTTGGGAGAAGATGAAAAAACAATATCCAAAGGCATTGCAGGAGATAATGAAAAAACTTTGGGTAGCTTGCTTGAAAAAATATCAAGTGTTGCAGAAAAGATACAAAAAAACACTTCAAGAATGATAGCTGATGGTCAATTTCTCTCCCAAATTCAAGTGGCAGAGATGGTACTAACTTTATGTGATGATAATATAGCATCAACGTTAAACGGCAAGGTGATTCCAGGTGACAGAGTCTTTTATCCGGTAAAACCGCACGTTGGAGCCAATACTCCACAATACTCAAAACCAGATCTTACAGGCAAGTGTATCTTTATGACAATAAACGCTTCAAACCATAATGATATAGACAGAGTCATCTCTGTAGCATCTCATGTAAAAGTATGTGGTGGTAATGCAGTGTGCATAATCTCTAAAGATATGGATGAATCTCTAGCATCTACAATATCAGAGAAATTCCACACGCATAAAGCAGATATTTCAGATCAAGGGCAGATCTCAACATGGATACGTACGGCAACAGAAAAAGTCGGATCAATTGTAGCCATAATGCATTTTACTGGAGATGTGCCAGATTCACAATTTATTGATCTAAAACGCTCCGAATGGGACAATCTTGTAGACAGGTTCGTCAACACTCCTGCATCAGTTTTACAGTGTGCACTTGAATCATTTGTACCCGGAGGTTCCAAAGATCCTAGAATGTATGCAGGAAAAACAGGTCTAGTAGTTTTAGTTGGCCCACAGCTTCCAGCAGGTAAGGTCAGAGGAGAACAACGTGCTAGAGTAGAAGTGTTTCGTGGAGCACTTCGTCCATTTACCACTACGGTAAATCAAGAGCTATCAGATGTGTTAAAATCCCAAATCAGGACACATCTTATTTTACCTGGATCAGTTAGCGGTGCAGAATCAGATAATGAAAAGATAAATGGTGCGTTGGACTATTTTCTATCGGGCAATGCCACATCTTCTGCACAAGTAATCCACTGCATAGACGAATCACGCTAA
- a CDS encoding pepF/M3 family oligoendopeptidase (pepF, pepB), translating into MSIKNTIRPKKYVQSSWDLSEIIKTPNKNVTKIIHRAEKFAKQYRNTKASISIDQFNKAMCDVNNIYEDTKSISSYAMLQHSEDTQSNNANALLSNAEKISAGIENKTLFFELWWQKEIDEKNAQRLALKSKHFEYYLTFLRRMAKYSLTESEEKVINILDTTGQSAMVRLYDRITNKFSYTVGNKKNMTREELTTLIRSPKATIRKAAYRQILGKYDENIGVLGDIYQNIVMRWENIGINMRGFATPISIRNMTNDIDDKTVSVLLDICCKNRGIFYDYFKLKAKYTGNKKLQRYDLYAPMAIQKNERKYEYNTAVHMVLCALYSFNPKISKWAKSVFDANHVDSQVRMGKRDGAFCATVRPNILPYVLLSYTNRLSDVFTLAHEIGHAIHSIAASEKPALVQEASLPLAETASTFSEMLLYESITKKISDTERASLLAEKIADWYATIMRQSYFTIFENNAHKVISNGGNSDKLSKIYQTNLKEQFGNAVSVSDDFSAEWICIPHFYHAPFYCYAYSFGNLLALALYQRYKKEDSSFDQQYIQILAGGGSKNPKTLLQEHGVDINSKKFWQGGFDYIDEQISELKRLLNVI; encoded by the coding sequence ATGTCCATAAAGAATACTATTAGGCCTAAAAAATATGTCCAATCCTCTTGGGATCTCTCAGAGATTATCAAAACTCCAAACAAAAATGTGACAAAAATAATACACCGTGCAGAAAAGTTTGCAAAACAATACAGAAATACAAAAGCATCGATATCTATAGATCAATTCAACAAAGCCATGTGTGATGTAAATAATATATATGAAGATACAAAATCAATTTCTAGCTATGCAATGCTTCAACATTCTGAAGACACACAATCAAATAATGCAAACGCATTATTGAGTAATGCAGAAAAGATCTCAGCAGGTATAGAAAACAAGACGCTCTTTTTTGAACTGTGGTGGCAAAAAGAAATAGATGAAAAAAATGCTCAAAGACTTGCTTTAAAATCAAAACATTTTGAATATTATCTAACATTTTTGAGACGAATGGCAAAATATTCACTTACAGAGTCTGAAGAAAAAGTGATAAACATCTTGGATACTACTGGCCAGTCTGCTATGGTAAGATTGTATGATCGAATTACAAACAAATTTTCATACACAGTTGGAAATAAAAAAAATATGACTCGTGAAGAGCTCACCACGCTAATACGCAGTCCAAAAGCCACGATAAGAAAAGCAGCGTATAGGCAAATTTTAGGCAAGTATGATGAAAACATTGGTGTCTTGGGTGATATTTATCAAAATATAGTCATGAGGTGGGAGAATATTGGAATTAATATGCGCGGATTTGCAACCCCTATATCTATCCGTAATATGACAAATGACATTGATGATAAAACCGTGTCAGTGTTACTTGACATCTGTTGTAAAAATAGAGGCATATTTTATGATTATTTCAAATTAAAGGCAAAATATACGGGAAATAAAAAACTCCAAAGATATGACCTGTATGCGCCTATGGCAATACAGAAAAATGAGCGAAAATACGAGTATAATACAGCTGTACACATGGTACTATGTGCACTTTATAGCTTTAACCCAAAGATATCAAAGTGGGCAAAGTCAGTCTTTGATGCAAACCATGTGGATTCACAAGTGAGGATGGGAAAGCGAGATGGTGCATTCTGCGCAACTGTCAGACCAAACATTCTGCCATATGTTTTGCTAAGCTACACTAACAGACTCTCGGATGTATTTACTCTAGCTCATGAAATAGGACATGCAATTCATTCGATTGCCGCATCTGAGAAACCAGCTCTAGTGCAAGAAGCTTCTTTACCTCTTGCCGAAACAGCGTCAACGTTTTCTGAAATGCTTCTTTATGAGAGCATTACAAAGAAAATATCTGATACAGAGAGAGCATCACTTTTGGCAGAAAAGATAGCAGATTGGTATGCGACAATCATGAGACAATCATATTTTACGATTTTTGAAAATAATGCCCACAAAGTAATCTCAAACGGTGGAAACTCTGATAAATTATCAAAGATATACCAAACTAATCTTAAAGAACAGTTTGGTAATGCAGTATCTGTAAGCGATGATTTTAGTGCAGAGTGGATATGCATTCCACATTTTTATCATGCTCCATTTTATTGCTATGCATATTCGTTTGGTAATCTACTTGCTCTAGCATTATATCAAAGATACAAAAAAGAAGACTCTTCTTTTGACCAACAGTACATACAGATACTTGCAGGAGGTGGATCAAAAAACCCAAAAACCCTATTGCAAGAGCATGGCGTGGATATAAACTCTAAAAAGTTTTGGCAGGGAGGCTTTGACTATATTGATGAGCAGATTTCAGAATTAAAGAGATTGTTAAATGTGATCTAG
- a CDS encoding putative membrane protein, protein MLHSLVLAMIFSNVRYVILACGVFTTMFFALNYIAEYLFISPYLVLHVPTYEIVGFFLIVLVASLIGLVISMAIYSIQMLKSKKTSTGSSVTGSVIGIAAGTCSCGPVGFTLFSIFGTIGGTATLFLTNYEIPLRLVSVAILVATYFYMVKTLNRECSTRYSNSQV, encoded by the coding sequence ATGTTGCACTCTCTAGTACTAGCTATGATATTTTCAAACGTTAGATATGTCATACTTGCGTGCGGAGTTTTTACCACAATGTTTTTTGCACTAAACTATATAGCAGAATATCTCTTTATCTCACCATATCTTGTATTGCATGTTCCAACTTATGAAATAGTGGGGTTTTTCTTGATTGTTCTAGTAGCCTCACTTATCGGACTGGTGATCAGTATGGCCATATACAGCATACAAATGCTAAAATCTAAAAAGACTTCAACAGGTTCTAGTGTTACAGGCTCCGTCATAGGAATAGCTGCTGGAACTTGTAGTTGTGGTCCTGTTGGTTTTACATTATTTTCCATATTTGGAACAATAGGTGGTACAGCGACTTTATTTTTGACAAACTATGAGATACCGTTGCGTCTAGTATCTGTGGCAATACTAGTTGCCACGTATTTTTACATGGTAAAAACTCTAAATAGAGAATGTAGTACAAGATATTCAAATTCACAAGTATAA
- a CDS encoding pyruvoyl-dependent arginine decarboxylase, protein MIKLSAKVMLDLVAKKLFLTKGIGVHTDKLTSFEYALRNAGISGTNLVLISSIFPPYAKLISRASGLKIIKPGQILFTIYSKNQTNEPQRHITASVGIAQPKDKSRYGYLSEYESFGQTNKQAGDYAEDIAAQMLASSLGIPFDIDKSWDEKRQQWTISGKIYKTSNITQSARGNKDGKWTTTFAAAVLIL, encoded by the coding sequence TTGATCAAACTGAGTGCAAAAGTCATGTTAGATCTTGTGGCAAAAAAACTCTTCCTTACAAAAGGTATTGGTGTACATACAGACAAGCTGACTAGTTTTGAATATGCATTACGTAATGCAGGCATATCTGGAACTAATCTAGTACTCATCTCTAGCATATTTCCCCCGTATGCAAAGCTCATTTCACGTGCATCTGGTCTAAAAATAATAAAACCTGGGCAGATACTATTTACAATATACTCTAAAAACCAAACAAATGAACCACAGAGACACATTACGGCCTCTGTTGGAATAGCCCAACCAAAAGACAAATCTAGATATGGCTATCTGTCAGAGTATGAATCATTTGGGCAGACAAACAAACAAGCAGGAGACTATGCTGAAGATATCGCAGCTCAAATGCTAGCATCTTCACTTGGAATACCATTCGATATTGACAAAAGCTGGGATGAAAAGAGACAACAGTGGACCATATCTGGCAAGATCTACAAGACTAGTAATATCACTCAATCTGCACGAGGTAACAAGGATGGCAAGTGGACCACGACTTTTGCTGCAGCCGTACTTATTCTCTAG
- a CDS encoding putative membrane protein — translation MGIWSRFWSWYESKILGSIIIIAIIQFIQIPHMVWNADLYLETGMISRLHPALDWLLYGVDLIEIISIINVGMIMFSLVKKRRIERRHKNKSK, via the coding sequence ATGGGTATATGGTCTAGATTTTGGAGTTGGTATGAGAGTAAGATACTTGGCAGTATAATCATTATCGCCATTATCCAATTTATACAGATTCCCCACATGGTGTGGAATGCAGATTTGTATCTAGAAACTGGCATGATAAGTAGATTGCATCCGGCATTAGATTGGCTTTTGTATGGAGTCGACCTAATAGAGATTATATCTATTATAAACGTCGGAATGATAATGTTTAGCCTAGTAAAAAAACGCCGTATTGAAAGAAGACACAAGAATAAATCTAAATAA
- a CDS encoding zinc finger UBP-type protein yields the protein MKCYQKYNMECEHFIQKTPNILPNTKGCQECEKEKTPWVAIRMCLACGHVGCCDSSLGKHATKHFEETGHSVMEAIGGSWKWCYVHKEYY from the coding sequence ATGAAATGTTATCAAAAATACAACATGGAATGTGAACATTTTATACAAAAAACCCCAAATATACTTCCTAATACAAAAGGATGCCAAGAGTGTGAGAAAGAAAAAACACCATGGGTCGCAATTAGAATGTGTCTTGCATGTGGACACGTGGGATGTTGTGATTCATCTTTAGGCAAACATGCAACAAAGCATTTTGAAGAGACGGGACATTCTGTAATGGAGGCTATCGGTGGATCATGGAAGTGGTGTTATGTCCATAAAGAATACTATTAG
- a CDS encoding Transposase IS66: MVHTENSEEMCMLFENTKNYANCDARVRHAFEYAFDCMLDGYRSFEMPEMKRLIKRLVNATETLFAFIEHKDIPPTNNAAELDVVVRRKISGQIRGLESMKRMSNVLTCVLTWKTHSKSVFEEVLRIV; encoded by the coding sequence GTGGTGCATACAGAAAACTCTGAAGAGATGTGTATGCTGTTTGAGAATACCAAAAACTATGCCAATTGTGATGCAAGAGTTCGACATGCGTTTGAATACGCATTTGATTGTATGTTGGATGGATATCGTAGCTTTGAAATGCCAGAAATGAAGAGGTTGATCAAACGGTTGGTAAATGCCACAGAAACTCTATTTGCATTTATTGAGCATAAAGACATTCCACCTACAAACAATGCTGCTGAGCTTGATGTTGTGGTTCGCCGTAAGATAAGCGGTCAGATCAGAGGATTGGAATCTATGAAAAGAATGTCCAATGTTCTAACATGTGTTTTAACATGGAAGACACACAGTAAGAGCGTCTTTGAAGAGGTACTCCGTATTGTTTAA